The nucleotide window CGTTTACCTTCATGTCTTGTTTCTCTattcaacggctcttttaagagccacccacagtttcataaaaaaaacagcttttttccccccttgttaCTGCACAATGAattgattgttaaaaaaaaaaaaacactcaacaacacaaaaatagctCTCATTAGTTTCCCcacacaataattatatatgatcaatatatatatttttttgtttggtcATACGTGTTACATTTGAGCGGGAAAGGGAAAGGAAACGCGGGGCACGAGTGGGGgtaaatgtttctttctttaacccgttttctttcttcctttctctctctcgctcacacagacacacagcacgagaggaggagggggtcgggtaggaaagcgagcagaggtgggaggacgctagagtctgacggcggaaatgcgattggctgttggtgcgcgtagcttttagccaataggACCGTAGGCGATTTTGCTATATCAACGGCGCTCGTTGGCCGGCGTGCATTATTTCAGCTTTGTTCGACGAACACGACTGACGCGAATCATGAGTGGAAGAGGCAAAACCGGTGGTAAAGCTAGAGCCAAGGCTAAGACTCGTTCGTCCCGCGCCGGACTGCAGTTCCCAGTTGGCCGTGTGCACAGGCTCCTGCGTAAAGGCAACTACGCTGAGCGGGTCGGCGCCGGCGCTCCCGTCTACTTGGCCGCCGTCCTGGAGTATCTCACCGCTGAGATTCTCGAGTTGGCTGGCAACGCCGCCCGCGACAACAAGAAGACCCGTATCATCCCCCGTCACCtgcagctggctgttcgtaacgacgaggagctgaacaaactgctcgGAGGAGTCACTATCGCCCAAGGTGGTGTGCTGCCCAACATTCAGGCTGTACTGCTGCCTAAGAAGACCGAGAAGACTGTGAAGACAAAGTAAATTGGCGCTCTCCGTTGATTTATCTATACAcaaaggctcttttaagagccacccattttttctaagaaaagtgctgctcctttacaaacaacactacatattcttcacgtgatttccaactgcataaaaaaataatagctttatgaaccgagttattatataaacacactgccaTGCAATACACAATTGccctttttcatatatttcacgTACTGAGATCAACACCCTatgcatatgtgcatgtatacacacattctctcgctctctctcacacacacacactgtgtttaatgttcgctgtaatgtacagtacattgattagtttgatcatattattgttcttattattatatattcttttaatgcttttttttctttgttgttttgtattacagGAGCCCGCCGTTTTGCTTTTAGGTTTGAAAAGAAGACGCCCAATAGTGTGTCACCGACGCATTGCCGGCCGCCCAATGGGAAACGGACAACTTCAAGACGCCCAATGAGCGGCAAGCGGCTTGAAAGCTTAAAAGCCATGTGAAGCGAGCAAgaactcattctctttcttttccccgaGAGGAGTGGAGTTCAACgcgatggcaagaaccaagcagACCGCCCGTAAGTCCACCGGTGGCAAGGCCCCGAGGAAGCAGCTCGCCACCAAGGCTGCTCGCAAGAGCGCCCCAGCCACCGGCGGCGTGAAAAAGCCTCACCGTTACAGGCCCGGCACCGTGGCTCTGAGGGAGATCCGCCGCTACCAGAAATCTACTGAGCTGCTGATCCGTAAGCTGCCCTTCCAGCGCCTAGTGCGTGAGATCGCtcaggacttcaagactgatctccgcttccagagctccgccgtcatggccctgcaggaggctagcgaggcgtacttggtgggtctgtttgaagatactaacctgtgcgctatccacgccaagagagtcaccatcatgcctaaagacatccagctggcccgccgtattcgcggagagcgcgcttaaacagagcgcttcgacgtttacctgaaatacccaacggctcttttaagagccacctaccCGTGTCCGCGCCGAAACAGCAAATGTCCGCCTCACCTCGGTGTTGCGTTTATATAATGTAAGGCTATTATGACGCGCACGCTTCTAAATTCCATAGGACTGAGCGAGCGAAACCAGCCGTGAGACAGCGGTTGTGAAgattagggaaaaaaaacaacttctatatgtgtgtctatatatatataacgtttTGTactacatttcacatcaaaatcgcCATATTTAAcgtgttttaatacatatgaatacttttcttttaatacctatcaatatgtttatacatatttaatagtttggaAACAGTTCATTCACCCCAGCAGAAAGTAGAAGCCACTGCCCTTTCAGTAGAacactacactttacactatgtagtgtttaggccggttttggcctattacaaacggcattagtcatggatggagcgtagaTCCCACCGCGTGGTGAAACTATACAACTGCAAGCACAGTTTCAGAGagcaatgtatgtgtatattcatataatgaGAGCTTGATTTGGGGTACTTACGTTTCATACATATGCAACATGAGTTTGATTGCATAGAGAGTAAGCGAGACCAGCTGTGTTGTTTGTGCTTGCTTTTAGGGCAGCAGTAAAGGAGGTAAGTGTATAGTCCGGAGaggaatgtttgtttgtttgtttgtttttaatctctTTCAATACCTCTACCAGAACAAGGCATGTCTAACTCTAAAAAATTATATGTTTACTCTATATGTTAACTCTATAAAATTCATGTTTCCCGTCACATTGTTTGTAAAATTAACCCAGATCAGCGGGAAAAACgccaaaattaaatgaatgttgaGTCAGTATTTTTTTGTGCTATACTTCAAAAATTACCTTATTTAGTACAGTCTAGCTTGTCTGGAAGTATAACCCTTGAAGTATGGAGCAAATTAAATGAACCTTCCCAGCACATGTAAAATGATCATTAGAGAAGCCTAGGGAAAAGAAATAGTGAATAAATACTGGCAGGGGTAAAGTGTTTGTCCTGCCTAGGATGCACCCGGTTATGTAATAGAGAGTAGAAGCCTTTGAGCCTTGAGTACAGTAGTGCTCTTCTGTGTGGTGAATAGAAGGGCTTTTGGAAGTGCTCATTGCAAAGGACCACCGTTGTTTTGGGATCATGGGcatatatgtcatggatggagcgtggatgccatcgtgtggtcaaactaggcAAATGCAAACGTTAACTAACTAGATTTATTcgtgtgaatgttacagctttttcatttgatagatggttgtgaactccagtacgTCTACTAAGTCATTTGTATTGCGGTGTTATTTtggttagtgttttttaaagtacattttaaaaaatgtttctattgaagcatacttcagttcagggcattttagaagccagcatggttaccagttctcatgctgccaggcaatgaaatggaaacttaatttagggcaattttatacacattaaatatgattgttaactgcaccaataaatctaaaaagtaattacatgTCTTGTGGGATGATTGTCGTTTGGGCTTGggtttcattttaacaatatgctaacgATAAAGTcggacagaaggaaaaaaaaaacaaaacaaaacaaaacaaaaacctccAGACCGTATAACCTCCTTCCACAACTAgataaaatgtcttgttttgaagaATGCTTGATAGAAGCTGTCTTTAATGAAGGcactgtattagccatcatgacaaccaaacagcatgcagttaggtaaaaagccTCCAATTCACTCACTGCTAGAAGCCTTTGGGACAAATTGTAGAGTAGTGCacttctatgtaggacctttgtttccttctctttagagcccttaaactCTGTGTATCAGTTTATATTGAGGTtcccataataatcataaatcaataaagaaaaccgctcatctgctatcaagacctgactgaggagctggaggccagtgaagcaaagctaaaatatggaaaagcatacgcaccctGCAAGGTTTCGGTCAGAGACTttgttcaaggcataggtaagtaacaaatgaatacaaaaaactctttctcctctttctgattttgcttctttaaatgtctgcatggaccaaaaaatcaaaaagatgaattgttttatattttgcagatttacattttgaccaccagatggcatccacgctccattcacgtactacgaccacagacttaaagcttagccctgaaactccatcagaagcctaaggggtaggtctagccaaactgcttccactcacccagacttcatcatgagctctacacttactttgcttaccacaatgtctttccatatttctttatcatccactaactgcaacatatggtaaaagcaacattacttaaagcaacattaactccctctgtgtttatctaatctaacatgacttttattagaagatgtaaaacgagcctgagaaatccaaggggtaaacatgtagttttagttggcctcattaggagcttttcccttgtatgcaataatataccatttattcgatttgtgtttgatctttctttctttaaatgtctctgtggacactatatctttaagttgtagtgtattagatcaacgactacaattcccatgatgcctaactaaaGATGGTCTCTGACCAAAACCTTGCAAATTAAAATTgactcatctgctatcaagacctgactgaggagctggaggccagtggagcaaagctaaaatatggaaaaacataCGCACCCTCAAAAAAAATTTACCTGCATGGTttaggtcagagactttcttcaaggcataggtaagtaacaaatgaatacaaaagtgctaacaaaagttTATCAACAGCCGACCGTACTACCTCCTCCCTTGTAAGTTAGCTTCTCtgctatttaaatgtaactctttctcctctttctgattttgcttctttaattgtCTCCGTGgacaagaaataaataaataaatcaataaataaatcaataaataaataaaaaattgcaagattaattgttttacattttgaccacacgatggcatccacgctccatttacGTACTATGACCACAGTCTTGAGgcctagccctgaaactccatcagaagcctaaaagacttgactagagaagtgcacttctgtgtagtgtatacagtgtaagggatttaggaagtgccctattgcaaacgtcaccgttgttttgggatcgtggatatatgtcatggatggagcgtggatgccatcgtgtggtcaaactcgcaaatgcaaacgctaacaacatagatgtatacgtgtatgtgtgtgaatgttacagcttttacatatgacagatggttgtgaactccagtaagtCTACTAAGTTCTACCAAGGAACTTTTgggcattttagtagccagcaggataaccagttgtcatgctaccaggcaatgaaatgaaaacttatTTTAGGGCACCGtaattttgtttgggttttaacaatatgctaatgataaagtagggcagaagaaaacaaaatactCAATACTGTATTATCTCCTTACAGATCTTGATAAAATGTCTTTAGTTAAAGAATGCTTGATAGAAGCACTCTTTATTTAAGGCACTTTATTAtcagttaggtaaaaagccaacAATTCTCTCATTAAGAGTCAAACTGTAGAGTAGTGCAgttctatgtaggacctttgtTCTCCTCCCCTTAGAGCCCTTAAATTCTATGTTGTatggttatgtgtatgtatgtatgcatcagGTTATATTGAGgtcaacataataatcataaatcaataaagaacaccgctctgctatcaagacctggctGAAGAGCTGGAGGCAAGTGGGGCAAAGCTAAAAATTGGAAAGCGGATGCACCATCAGcgcaaaaaatcattttaacctgcaaggtcagagactttcttcaaggcataggtaagtaacaaattaacacaaaagtgctaacaaaggtgtatcaaaagtcagccgtactcacttgtgaattagcttttttgtgcttctcaaatttaactctttctcctctttctgattttgcttctttaaatgtctctgtggaccaaaaaaaaaaatatgtattttttatattttgcagatttacattttgaccaccagatggcatccacgctccattcacgtactacgaccacagtcttaaagcttagccctgaaactccatcagaatccTAAAGGGTAGGtcaagccaaactgcttccactcaccctgacttcatcatgagctttacACTTACTTTATATCACCACaatttctttatcatccactaactgcaacatatgtctaaggctttatcatccactaactgcaacatactTTGCTTTCCAcaatttctttccttcctttctcttccactAACTGCTAACCAATATGGCTGTTATTACAAGATGTATAGTGGAAACCTGAGGAATCCaaatggtgtgggtttagtttaagttggccTCAATTTACTTTATGTGCAAAAATATTTCAGTGGTggtttgtgagagagagaaagagagagagagaaagagagagagagagagagagagagagagagagagagagagagagagagagagagagagagagagagagagatgcatttgtagacatatggcTTGCTTTATGCATACtcattcattctgacagaaaatacaaaccctgtactggtttgtgtgtttctttaaacgtctttatgtcaatgtgtcaatgacacgatgtgtctttatcctgtagtgtcaagatcaaggactacaattcccatgatgcctaactacaAGTTCGATAGATGACGTTTTAttgattatctatctatctatctatctatctatctatctatctatctatctatctatctgtcttcatctaatgatgaaatccgataactgcacgtccagtcacagtaaaaagtaaaccgtgtgccatggtgtacagtagtgggGTGATCTTCGTGGGTGCTTGTTTTATGCTTGCAAGGTCGTAACCCTAGTACTAAATAGCCATTTATGTGATTTATATTCAGGTGCATTGAGGAAGGACTAATtttgtcatgtgtgtgtgtgtaataaacgctgcgcacgttagaatggcgtgatgtagtgtgactttgttgtatacgagaccgaggcgcacatggcgacagccatcagagggctgaccgaggtatttgtcgtgttaagacatatgttagctacttttaatgttcatacatgtgaaacGTCGTTTTTTTTTAGTCCTTACACTACTGGACCCTGGTTAGCTCCGGTGTGTCGTTGTTAGCACGATAACGTTTGCTAACTTGCCAAAAATGAAGTAGATAATGATATCCGATAACTCGATTTTGCCGAGAGCCTAAAGTTgtacacccagtcacagcaaattGATGTAGAACTGCCGTTGCTGGATCTATGTGTGGAGTTGTACATAGCTTGGAGCCAGCTTAGCGATTAGCAGCGTGGCTAACGCGGCTAGCATAAACAGTAAAGCGCAAATATGAGCCTAATTATGAGGGGTCATTATTTGTTGACCACAGTGCAGTGCCACATGCAGAGTTGTAGCATAAAAGTACGCAATACAGCCGTGATTTGTGGCTGTTGAGTGATTTGagttaacttgctttttcaggtccacacatgagctaacaaagcgattagcatgctagctaactcggatggtacaaacaataacatacgccagcgagtgtaaatacctgtcagataaatacacactcgCTCGAGTCAGTCAAGTTTTATTATGAAACGGTGTATACAGCAACATTTATACGTTTACTGTCGTGGTTGAAACCGAGAAGCCACCTTGgagagtagcatgatggctaggtGTCTTAAAATTAATCACAGAAATAACGATATTACGGACACGTGCGTAGTTCTCTATATTGTTATTTGGAGCAAGTGAGGGAGAAACAGTCGTGCTTAAACCCGGCTACCAGCAGCCTATCTTCTGGTTTTCAGAGCTGGGCAGCCtgtgtagcttgctagctagtgttttgtttacaaaagattATTTTCGTTAGCTAGTTGCCGAAACGACTCCACGTGGAGTGCACGATGTCACGAAAAAACGGCTTCTATACTCACCTAGTGCACTAGAGAGTACTGGAGTGCGGTTTAGGAtggtaaaacacacaatcaattactacaataataacaataataatgtcaagtgtgtaatctttctaagaaaacggtgcataaatgtttatttacaaaggTCACATGGCCCCTATGCACTTCAAATTTCGTGAAAAGGAGTCAGAGGCTGTGTATGAGCCTACTTTGAGTCACTGTAAGTTCATCTTAAGCCTAGgtcactgaattttattaattcattcagctatttatttatttattttaagatttcGCCATAAGACCAAGCTATTTCAGAAGTGATTTTCGCTCCTAATTATAGTTTAgcttactttttaattataaggtcaagcaggtctggagctaggCTGTAGGTTTCGAAGCTAAATCATGATGAGTTAAAGTATTCAGAGTGAAGGTTATGCATGATCCAAAGTATGctgcgttattattattactattattagtttattcctTTTTAGAACACTTGGAGTCTGGATGCCATTGTGtggccagactgtgaaactACAAGCAGTAGAAGGAAGACATGCTGCAAATGCATTGAGAAGTGATGCTATTATTGCTTGACTTTGACTATTGATTCCCCCCCCCCATGTACACCACATGTTAATGAAATCCACATGAAATCCAAAAAGAGCACTTTTTTGAATTTTGAACATGAGTACATCCAGAGGGTAcggaattaatatttaattccgaattaatattaatatactgtattttgtatggctACCCACTCAGTGGCTTTATGTGCAATCTTTGAGTGGTCTAGGCATGTTTGAGTCgctgtacagcaaaacaagcgTTCTGCACACGTACAGAGTATGAGGCGGAGCTAATGTACTGTGACGTCGCTCGGTTCCCTTGCTTTCATTTAGGTCCTATAGAGGAGTATAACAGGCGTGTCTCTGGCTCCCCAGCTTCATAGATTCTCTTCTCGTCGACTGGGAAAAGAAGCAGCGAGGATGTCAGGCAGAGGAAAGGGCGGCAAAGGCCTTGGGAAAGGAGGCGCCAAGCGTCATCGTAAAGTGCTTCGcgataacatccagggtatcacaAAGCCGGCTATTCGCCGTCTGGCTCGTCGTGGTGGCGTCAAGCGTATCTCCGGTCTGATCTACGAAGAGACCCGCGGTGTGCTCAAAGTGTTCTTGGAAAACGTGATCAGAgacgcagtcacgtacactgagcatgccaaaagaaagaccgtcaccgctatggatgtggtgtacgccctgaagcgccagggacgcactctgtacggattcggaggttaaacgctcggcctgaacagctctaaacacaacggctcttttaagagccacccacaaatccagcaaaagaGCCTGTTTCTATTCTTAGTTTgttatcaaataaggcagtcgATCTCCCGCATactctgtattaaaatgtaatataccggaagaatacatgtgtatatatacatataatagatATGTCTGTATCTAtgtattgttttccattttgcCCCCCGTGTGCGTTGGTTAAATCCGAACTATATGTCTTAATAAATCCTGATAGAAAAAAAatcgccgtcaacgccgctgtgccgaaaaacagaaaaacagccctgtaGATTAAGAATGCGCGGGATAGAATGTTGCAAGaatcatatttgtttgtttgtttcaatatAGTCAATGATGGTGGTTATGAATCTCCCGGTTAagctaattttatatatatgaagaatACATATAGTTTTCAATTTCCCCCGCATGCGTTGATTAAACGTTTGAATAAATTCAGAATatcgccgtcaacgccgctgTGGCGAAAAATAATGTGCCGTCTGCACGGTGGGTAAAAATGCGCGGGTAGGCGAACAAAGAGAATGCTGCTCTGGGGAGGGGGAAGGGAAGAGGAGaatagggaggggaggggaggggaggggaatgaagggtggggggttggCAAGAAGAGAGCGGACAATTTGTTGTCCAATGGTCGTTTGACGGCATTCTGGAGGCGGTACCTCGTCTAATTAAAATGCTAGAGTCTAAATAATGTGGGAGCTTCTCGCCTCCCCCtcattcttcagtcttactcgacgaggagcagtatgcctgagccagctaagtccgcgcccaagaagggatccaagaaagccgtgaccaagacggccgggaaaggcggcaagaagcgcagaaagtccaggaaggagagctatgccatctacgtgtacaaggtgctgaagcaggtccaCCCTGACACTGGAATCTCCTCTAAAGCGATGGGCATCATGAACTCGTTCGTGAACGACATCTTCGAGCGCATCGCCGGTGAGTCTTCTCGTTTGGCTCACTACAACAAACGTTCTACTATCACCTCTAGGGAGA belongs to Salminus brasiliensis chromosome 24, fSalBra1.hap2, whole genome shotgun sequence and includes:
- the LOC140546613 gene encoding uncharacterized protein, whose amino-acid sequence is MSGRGKGGKGLGKGGAKRHRKVLRDNIQGITKPAIRRLARRGGVKRISGLIYEETRGVLKVFLENVIRDAVTYTEHAKRKTVTAMDVVYALKRQNIAVNAAVAKNNVPSARWVKMRGGPMESRSECGSAGDKDASTVEVILRTHGNTVLYTLLKVASHDEQNNAPTSRMPSTLSPRLSSNAPDNTRPVRGTFCRRFPPISTPNAPPPVRHAGSVARFGERRIKRGVVTLPFPFVRRTRLTRIMSGRGKTGGKARAKAKTRSSRAGLQFPVGRVHRLLRKGNYAERVGAGAPVYLAAVLEYLTAEILELAGNAARDNKKTRIIPRHLQLAVRNDEELNKLLGGVTIAQGGVLPNIQAVLLPKKTEKTVKTKGVEFNAMARTKQTARKSTGGKAPRKQLATKAARKSAPATGGVKKPHRYRPGTVALREIRRYQKSTELLIRKLPFQRLVREIAQDFKTDLRFQSSAVMALQEASEAYLVGLFEDTNLCAILHRFSSRRLGKEAARMSGRGKGGKGLGKGGAKRHRKVLRDNIQGITKPAIRRLARRGGVKRISGLIYEETRGVLKVFLENVIRDAVTYTEHAKRKTVTAMDVVYALKRQGRTLYGFGG
- the LOC140547137 gene encoding histone H2B, with the protein product MPEPAKSAPKKGSKKAVTKTAGKGGKKRRKSRKESYAIYVYKVLKQVHPDTGISSKAMGIMNSFVNDIFERIAGESSRLAHYNKRSTITSREIQTAVRLLLPGELAKHAVSEGTKAVTKYTSSK